One genomic region from Bacteroidales bacterium WCE2008 encodes:
- a CDS encoding Na+-transporting NADH:ubiquinone oxidoreductase subunit C, with protein sequence MNTNSNVYTIIYTTAIVVVVAAVLAFVSQSLKGKQEANEKADTISQMMTAAQFGSKADFQAKGNNAVIAEYNEKIASAFTVNAEGEKVADIEAGKVYSPSELKKLNYIIKGMQDGETALPVFIFNDQTTVVPVYGAGLWGPVWGYIAFNPDGKTIKGAYFDHESETAGLGSRIKDDVNFQNEFKNEYADFEAAKVFEIVKGGSPKEADGSEVIDNKIDAITGATMTSNGLTEAINQWLKAYAPYFEGLAPVEEEVAEEAVEETIAEEE encoded by the coding sequence ATGAATACAAACAGTAATGTATATACAATTATATATACCACGGCTATCGTGGTAGTTGTTGCTGCGGTTCTCGCTTTCGTGTCACAGTCCCTCAAGGGCAAGCAGGAGGCAAACGAGAAGGCTGACACCATCAGCCAGATGATGACCGCCGCCCAGTTCGGTTCCAAAGCCGATTTCCAGGCCAAGGGCAACAATGCAGTGATTGCCGAATACAACGAGAAGATCGCTTCTGCCTTTACGGTCAACGCCGAGGGCGAGAAAGTGGCCGATATCGAGGCTGGCAAGGTATATTCCCCAAGCGAGCTCAAGAAGCTCAATTATATAATCAAGGGCATGCAGGACGGCGAGACCGCTCTTCCTGTATTCATCTTCAACGACCAGACGACTGTCGTTCCGGTTTACGGAGCAGGTCTTTGGGGTCCGGTATGGGGATATATCGCCTTCAATCCTGACGGCAAGACTATCAAGGGCGCATACTTCGATCATGAAAGCGAGACCGCAGGCCTCGGTTCAAGGATCAAGGATGACGTCAACTTCCAGAATGAATTCAAGAACGAGTATGCCGACTTCGAGGCTGCCAAGGTCTTCGAGATCGTAAAGGGCGGTTCTCCGAAAGAGGCTGACGGTTCTGAGGTTATAGACAACAAGATCGACGCTATCACCGGCGCCACTATGACATCCAACGGTCTTACCGAGGCTATCAACCAGTGGCTCAAGGCTTACGCTCCTTACTTCGAGGGTCTCGCGCCTGTAGAGGAAGAGGTTGCAGAAGAAGCTGTCGAAGAAACAATAGCAGAGGAGGAATAA
- a CDS encoding Na+-transporting NADH:ubiquinone oxidoreductase subunit D produces the protein MDAKLKETILTPIFKGNPITVLVLGICSSLAVTVTMKGALVMALSVIVVTGVSSLILSILRNTIPSRARIIVQLVVVAMMVILVDQILKSFEATYAIDKQLSVYIGLIITNCIVMGRIEAFALGNKPVPSMLDGIANGVGYGMILLIVAFFRELLGSGTLFGFDILGRIGYVPNNLVILPPFALILLGCIVWVQRAIQKDLQEK, from the coding sequence ATGGACGCAAAACTTAAAGAAACGATTCTTACTCCGATATTCAAGGGCAACCCTATCACCGTCCTTGTACTCGGTATCTGCTCCTCACTTGCAGTAACTGTGACGATGAAGGGAGCTCTTGTGATGGCTCTCTCTGTAATAGTGGTGACCGGCGTTTCCAGCCTTATACTCTCTATTCTGAGAAACACCATCCCAAGCCGTGCCCGTATTATCGTGCAGCTCGTTGTCGTAGCTATGATGGTTATCCTCGTAGACCAGATACTTAAATCTTTCGAAGCGACCTACGCAATCGACAAGCAGTTGAGCGTGTATATCGGCCTTATCATCACGAACTGTATCGTGATGGGACGTATCGAGGCTTTCGCCCTCGGTAACAAGCCGGTTCCTTCAATGCTTGACGGTATAGCAAACGGTGTCGGCTACGGTATGATCCTTCTTATCGTCGCCTTCTTCCGTGAGCTCCTCGGTAGCGGAACCCTCTTCGGTTTCGATATCCTCGGCCGCATCGGATATGTTCCTAACAACCTGGTGATCCTCCCTCCATTCGCCCTCATCCTCCTCGGATGTATCGTCTGGGTGCAGAGAGCGATCCAGAAAGACCTTCAGGAGAAATAA
- a CDS encoding Na+-transporting NADH:ubiquinone oxidoreductase subunit E, whose protein sequence is MEYLSLFVKSIFVDNMIFAYFLGMCSYLAVSKNVKTAAGLGVAVIFVLLVTLPLNYLLNEFVLKPGALAWLGGEFANVDLSFLSFIVFIAVIAAIVQIVEMVVEKFSPSLYSALGIFLPLIAVNCAILGGSLFMQQKDFVNLGEATVYAFGSGIGWFLAIVSLAAIRERLAYSKVPAALKGLGITFITVGLMAIAFMTFMGIAL, encoded by the coding sequence ATGGAATATTTAAGCTTGTTCGTAAAGTCAATCTTCGTTGACAACATGATTTTTGCGTACTTCCTCGGTATGTGCTCATACCTGGCAGTATCCAAAAATGTGAAGACAGCTGCCGGTCTGGGTGTTGCTGTTATCTTCGTCCTTCTCGTGACCCTTCCGCTGAACTACCTCCTCAACGAGTTCGTCCTCAAACCGGGCGCTCTCGCATGGCTCGGCGGCGAATTCGCCAATGTTGACCTGAGCTTCCTCAGCTTCATCGTCTTCATTGCCGTAATCGCAGCGATAGTCCAGATCGTGGAGATGGTCGTAGAGAAATTTTCGCCGTCCCTTTACTCGGCTCTCGGTATCTTCCTCCCTCTTATCGCAGTAAACTGCGCAATCCTCGGAGGATCCCTGTTCATGCAGCAGAAGGATTTCGTCAATCTCGGCGAAGCTACCGTCTACGCCTTCGGTTCTGGTATCGGCTGGTTCCTCGCCATCGTGAGCCTTGCGGCTATCCGCGAAAGACTCGCCTACTCAAAGGTTCCTGCAGCCCTCAAGGGTCTCGGAATAACTTTTATCACAGTAGGTCTGATGGCTATCGCATTCATGACATTTATGGGTATAGCACTTTAA
- a CDS encoding Na+-transporting NADH:ubiquinone oxidoreductase subunit F yields MGIQTTILAAVAVIVVVTLILVALLLVIKAKLTPSGTVKIDINNGKRVLDVAQGGDLLHTLADQKIFLPSACGGKANCGQCKVRVLEGGGTILSTETGFFSRKQIKDNWRLGCQVKVKEDLKIAVPDSALNVKKLECEVISNHNVATFIKEFTVRLPEGENIEFKSGEYIQIDIPEYDINFSDIDVEDIYKGDWEKYGFFGIHAVNTTPTIRAYSMASYPAEKNVIKLNVRIATPPFDRSQPRGVFKMLPVPPGVASSYVFTRKPGDKVMISGPYGEFLLPENDPDSQEYIFVGGGAGMAPLRSHIMHLFKTLHTKKEVHFFYGARSLVEAFYLEDFAEIEKEYPNFHFHLALDRPDPAADEAGVKYTAGFVHNVMNETYLKDHEAPEDIKYFMCGPPMMVSSVVNLLDSLGVEPESILYDNFGA; encoded by the coding sequence ATGGGAATACAGACAACAATTCTTGCAGCTGTTGCGGTCATAGTGGTCGTAACGCTCATCCTGGTAGCTCTGCTCCTTGTCATCAAGGCAAAGCTTACACCTTCAGGCACTGTCAAGATCGACATCAACAACGGTAAAAGAGTTCTTGATGTCGCCCAGGGCGGAGACCTCCTCCATACGCTCGCTGACCAGAAGATCTTCCTTCCTTCAGCCTGCGGCGGAAAGGCCAACTGCGGACAGTGCAAAGTAAGAGTCCTCGAAGGCGGCGGCACCATCCTCTCTACCGAGACCGGATTCTTCAGCCGCAAGCAGATCAAGGACAACTGGAGACTCGGCTGCCAGGTCAAGGTCAAGGAAGACCTCAAGATCGCAGTTCCTGACTCAGCTCTCAACGTAAAGAAACTCGAATGCGAGGTAATCTCCAACCACAATGTGGCTACCTTCATCAAGGAATTCACCGTAAGGCTTCCTGAAGGCGAGAACATTGAGTTCAAGTCAGGAGAGTACATCCAGATCGACATTCCTGAATATGACATCAACTTCTCTGACATCGACGTGGAGGATATCTACAAGGGCGACTGGGAGAAGTATGGTTTCTTCGGAATCCATGCGGTCAACACCACTCCTACCATCAGGGCATACTCCATGGCCTCTTACCCTGCAGAGAAGAACGTCATCAAGCTCAACGTCCGCATCGCTACTCCTCCATTCGACAGGAGCCAGCCTCGCGGCGTGTTCAAGATGCTTCCTGTTCCTCCGGGAGTCGCTTCCAGCTACGTATTCACACGTAAGCCTGGCGACAAGGTGATGATTTCCGGTCCTTACGGAGAGTTCCTTCTCCCTGAGAACGACCCGGATTCACAGGAGTACATATTCGTGGGTGGTGGTGCTGGTATGGCACCGCTCAGAAGCCACATCATGCATCTTTTCAAGACTCTCCACACCAAGAAGGAGGTTCACTTCTTCTACGGAGCCCGCAGTCTTGTCGAGGCCTTCTATCTCGAAGACTTCGCCGAGATCGAGAAAGAGTATCCTAACTTCCACTTCCACCTTGCTCTCGACCGTCCGGATCCTGCAGCAGACGAGGCTGGAGTTAAGTACACCGCCGGCTTCGTGCACAACGTGATGAATGAGACTTATCTCAAGGATCATGAGGCTCCTGAGGACATCAAGTACTTCATGTGCGGTCCTCCTATGATGGTTTCGTCAGTTGTCAACCTGCTTGACAGCCTCGGCGTCGAGCCAGAGAGCATCCTCTACGATAACTTCGGAGCATAA
- a CDS encoding RHS repeat-associated core domain-containing protein, whose product MKKILLLLLACMSLNTQAQAPDFLPQVFSPDAAELGKYGKVPVNYFNGLPNITIPLTEVRAKNYTLPVYLSYHASGNKPDQHPGWVGQGWSLHAGGCINRIIRGKKDEMIYKEFDDEMPLHDSFSGNPGYMYHASEVQSTNWNHSELLKSIAPGSYNGVQKYYNYYYYDFEPDEFQINIDDISASFYIVGDGKVKIVSKSDTDFTVRWRMNDHARFYNGGRAIDYKFSRQYATVYDTFYEFIVTAKDGTEYYFGGDEDAIEYSIHNTMTEYMSGNEYEWRLRATANSWMLTKIARPDGEIIYFNYKREGVPIVMVDSHSIREETVGLPTERCYNTYGNTVGGKKVYGQGDMNISFNFLLPSYLESITCEIGKDEVLFKTRKSVQLDYEYTKDMFNKRTGQYGSHDNGLYDYMSQYNHYEQLDSMKFNHGEVHFDYTSNPKTRLKLNSVEIVAKNCEPKVYSMTYDSTPLPNYYSRKTDLWGYYNYPDINPLREQMKEMEQFDEFSQLNELTHYEANLPLLKAEMLTKITYPTGGWTSFEYEPHDYSYHICQFPFVAAPLAGTAGGLRIKKISDYSFENKVEERLFTYTDPISGRSSGVSSGRPIYSVKGEIPLDIFLTSYEAALLFDGLLHYSFFSENMLNQLSDTDGCHVTYSCVTETIPGIEKTEYEYSNHDTFHSVGMRNCMDRSPIIVEETFKKNVSFSSMALCRGLLLSKTKTSMTGKEVLRESYTYAQDTTDFIYSVYKYCSDWFTPIDDRSKFIYSGAVSKIYTFFPKLTSKSVSISSDDQGVSYYEKTDYEYDSHRQVVRTVRSCNGNQEETRMTYSGDMPDDQSVYGQMQAAGIFDRPIEKTILHDGKVVSSSLITYRKSGGQFVKDRYYEARLDAPRSSWQKYEGTFTGVQQAVYGAPKLTLDSYDSHGNILEATEEGGQGHRYSWDPKGLHPEASFTGMLTKSRKEKIEGTDSQIVDFQGKGLKEYAFEFDSEDSGYFSFALEWDNGLGYDVHGTLDGTTVFEFVCPYTHGSFPDGDGSIGYWNPDEYTGSGSDEFALHHGLEAVTSGAFFLAPKPDTPPGPNPLDDIAMKTLPTTRLYSDKVSAGHHVFKVILSGYPQYLSGVSPNGKYSQHKIVTQLEGRGFFEYPVYRTENRNQPLGAWFYGFENNGNCGNGFNSNKAWQGMRTFIQSIPSDVAYTIDWLELGGDGKWTCKSAAFSGSKTLGGSAEAIDNVRIYPSGAAVTSWTWTDSGDLSSVTDSKGLAESYEYDGMGRLVAVRDTDGNKRTSYEYWSDYDPAADEYNHIVVVGYNDESEHGWRCTDRFFDGLGRPWQTVRMCAGGIDADTQDSNLFDRTDYDAAGRPYRSWLPFRSNYVVPHPSVRPSEPLYSDSKPFSLVEYDGLDRPRAEYGPGAKWHAYAKAVRYGYYSNGTSQLLSCQTYSVTRQSMNDVRVSRGGLVAPGSLSVKSVTDEDGLTILTFTDMYGRTLLERRHPASGEDLDTYYVYDGLGRLSAVIPPALSKLDLSTANVDKYAYLYSYDANGNCIAKKLPGCGWIYYIYDKGNRLVFTQDAEYRKKGRWQFSFTDIHGRSCVTGYCDGTLSSLRQAASGQNVVASRQGNTSGPYMGYDVSGITLTNPVILSVSYYDDYGFIDSRVPSGLRANMRYRTDFSLAKWDHVNGLLTGSAERILGEDVTSDFWWSTCYYDRKGNSIQTHVTRADGGVDIATTEFTFTGKPERTVIHHAFGAQNAMDEYYAYTYDNWERPLTVKHRLGEDAEWTVVSDLKYDGLGRLTSDNRNGNAKLKTSYTYNVRSWTKNITGPGLTEDLFYEDKGQWGGNIAEIAWTSETDSFRDVYGYDGLSRLSSSTRCRTSDTNHKYFNDYSYDSHGNVVRSTFRDEIQLGSGLFDGLFTTKEFTHDGNRLVSGRIQTGEYDRTIQSPTSVETCQTAYAYDRDGRLTKSEDNGMTEVRYNVVGYPSYVRTADNGYVQNKYTAGGARLESRRMGADGKVTTMAYEGNEVIENGKLRMLMFDGGYVDFSGDEPRYCWYTKDHLGSVRAVANAEGKVFANYDYGPYGEDFVAERIVGEDQVASGDGNGSSLTYQPDGGTTVIDGLTPSAEYHLKPGVTLPGTTPAVTYTANESPDWQPYKFSGKESLTRVGLKLYDFGARMYSPSNMRWMTMDPLAEKYYSISPYAYCAGNPINMVDPDGSEIQAPPAPNRVIGTPLYYVWRHYNFIQRNPGITPPTYYIEYGYKYCKRFKYITSCLLSDKGKVWCNEVLLSLQKRMETELGKENGEYLELNENAFTDFAYDSHVGAYMNAEGTVPLWSLPMSDLLKILNTPDYSDLAQIKVLDQVIKTAGKLAVSYVQHPTDALNRSNEAIDSGYNSMVNAIFWHFIIQYIESQMMEESQMKETDGHEE is encoded by the coding sequence ATGAAAAAGATTCTATTATTATTGCTTGCTTGCATGTCTTTAAATACGCAGGCCCAGGCTCCAGACTTTTTACCACAGGTATTTTCGCCAGACGCTGCAGAACTTGGCAAGTACGGCAAGGTCCCTGTCAATTACTTCAACGGCCTTCCGAACATAACCATTCCTTTGACTGAAGTCCGGGCCAAGAATTACACCCTTCCTGTCTATTTGTCGTACCATGCCTCCGGCAACAAACCGGACCAGCACCCGGGCTGGGTAGGACAGGGCTGGTCGTTGCACGCCGGAGGATGTATCAACCGTATCATCAGGGGAAAGAAAGATGAAATGATCTATAAAGAATTCGATGATGAAATGCCACTTCATGATTCCTTTTCCGGCAATCCAGGTTACATGTATCATGCGAGTGAGGTTCAGTCTACGAATTGGAATCATTCTGAATTGTTAAAAAGTATAGCGCCTGGTAGTTATAATGGTGTACAAAAATACTATAACTACTATTATTACGATTTCGAGCCTGATGAGTTCCAAATTAATATTGATGACATAAGTGCATCTTTCTATATCGTGGGAGACGGCAAAGTGAAGATTGTCTCCAAGTCAGATACGGATTTCACGGTCAGATGGCGCATGAATGATCATGCCCGATTTTATAACGGAGGACGGGCAATTGATTATAAGTTCAGTCGTCAGTATGCGACGGTTTACGACACGTTTTATGAGTTTATCGTGACGGCTAAAGATGGTACTGAATACTATTTTGGAGGAGATGAGGATGCCATAGAATACAGTATTCACAATACAATGACTGAGTATATGTCCGGCAATGAATACGAATGGCGGTTAAGAGCAACGGCGAATAGCTGGATGCTTACAAAGATTGCCAGGCCGGATGGCGAGATAATCTATTTTAACTATAAGAGAGAGGGCGTTCCAATCGTCATGGTTGATTCGCATAGCATAAGAGAAGAAACTGTGGGTCTCCCTACAGAGAGATGCTATAATACATATGGCAATACAGTTGGCGGCAAGAAAGTATATGGCCAGGGCGATATGAACATATCTTTTAATTTTCTTTTGCCTTCCTATCTGGAGTCAATTACCTGTGAGATCGGAAAAGATGAAGTACTCTTTAAGACACGCAAATCTGTCCAACTGGACTATGAGTATACGAAGGATATGTTCAATAAACGGACAGGCCAGTATGGTAGCCATGATAATGGTCTATATGATTATATGAGTCAATATAATCACTATGAACAACTTGACAGCATGAAGTTTAACCACGGCGAAGTACATTTTGACTATACGAGTAATCCGAAAACCCGTCTCAAGCTCAATTCCGTGGAGATAGTGGCCAAAAACTGTGAGCCCAAGGTTTATTCAATGACCTATGACAGCACTCCTTTGCCGAATTATTATTCAAGAAAGACGGACTTATGGGGATACTACAATTATCCTGACATCAACCCTCTAAGAGAGCAGATGAAGGAAATGGAGCAATTTGATGAATTTTCACAGTTAAATGAACTGACACATTATGAAGCCAATCTTCCGCTGTTGAAGGCAGAGATGCTTACTAAAATTACTTATCCCACGGGAGGTTGGACGAGCTTTGAATATGAGCCACATGACTATAGCTATCATATTTGCCAGTTCCCTTTTGTGGCGGCCCCTTTGGCGGGGACTGCGGGTGGTCTCCGAATAAAGAAGATATCAGATTATTCTTTCGAAAACAAGGTGGAGGAGCGACTCTTTACCTATACTGACCCAATAAGCGGCAGATCGTCCGGAGTCTCTTCTGGTCGGCCCATATATAGTGTAAAAGGAGAAATTCCATTAGACATTTTTTTAACTAGTTATGAAGCAGCGCTTTTATTTGACGGGCTTCTACATTATTCATTTTTTTCCGAGAACATGCTGAATCAACTGTCGGATACCGATGGCTGTCATGTGACATATAGTTGTGTGACCGAAACGATACCGGGCATAGAAAAGACGGAATACGAGTATTCAAACCACGACACATTCCATTCAGTAGGGATGCGTAATTGTATGGATAGATCGCCTATAATTGTGGAGGAGACGTTCAAGAAGAACGTTTCATTCAGTTCCATGGCCCTTTGCCGAGGCCTGCTGTTGAGTAAGACTAAGACCAGTATGACAGGAAAAGAGGTATTGAGAGAATCCTATACCTATGCCCAGGATACCACGGATTTCATTTACTCGGTATACAAGTATTGTTCTGACTGGTTCACTCCTATCGACGATCGCTCTAAATTCATATACAGTGGAGCAGTTTCAAAGATCTACACATTCTTTCCAAAGCTGACTTCTAAGAGTGTGTCTATTTCCTCAGATGACCAAGGCGTCTCTTACTATGAGAAGACGGACTATGAGTACGACAGCCATCGCCAGGTGGTCAGAACAGTACGAAGTTGCAATGGGAACCAAGAGGAGACCCGCATGACATACAGCGGAGACATGCCGGACGACCAGTCTGTGTATGGTCAGATGCAGGCAGCAGGAATCTTTGACCGTCCTATAGAGAAAACCATCCTGCATGACGGAAAGGTGGTTTCTTCGTCACTGATAACATACCGCAAGTCCGGGGGCCAGTTCGTCAAGGACCGATACTACGAAGCCCGGCTGGACGCACCGCGTAGTTCCTGGCAAAAGTATGAAGGAACCTTCACAGGCGTGCAGCAGGCTGTCTATGGTGCCCCAAAGCTGACCCTCGATAGCTATGATTCCCACGGAAACATTCTGGAGGCCACGGAGGAAGGTGGACAGGGCCACCGCTATTCATGGGACCCGAAGGGGTTGCATCCGGAAGCCTCCTTTACGGGGATGCTTACGAAATCCAGAAAAGAGAAGATTGAGGGGACGGATAGTCAGATTGTGGATTTTCAAGGGAAAGGGCTCAAGGAGTATGCTTTCGAGTTCGATTCTGAGGACTCGGGGTATTTCTCCTTTGCTCTCGAGTGGGACAACGGACTGGGATACGACGTCCATGGCACCTTGGATGGAACGACGGTCTTTGAATTCGTTTGTCCATACACTCACGGTAGCTTCCCCGATGGCGATGGATCCATAGGGTACTGGAATCCGGATGAGTATACCGGATCTGGTTCAGATGAATTCGCCCTTCATCATGGACTGGAAGCTGTAACTAGCGGCGCTTTTTTCCTTGCCCCGAAACCGGATACCCCTCCGGGACCAAATCCTCTGGACGACATAGCGATGAAGACACTCCCTACCACCAGACTTTATAGCGACAAGGTGTCTGCCGGCCATCACGTATTCAAGGTGATCCTTTCAGGCTACCCTCAGTATCTGTCTGGAGTGAGCCCTAATGGTAAGTATTCCCAGCATAAGATTGTCACCCAGCTCGAAGGACGAGGATTCTTTGAATATCCGGTATATCGTACAGAGAATCGTAATCAGCCACTGGGTGCGTGGTTCTACGGCTTCGAGAATAACGGCAATTGCGGAAATGGCTTCAATAGCAATAAGGCATGGCAGGGAATGAGGACTTTCATCCAGTCCATTCCATCGGATGTCGCATATACGATTGACTGGCTGGAACTGGGAGGCGACGGCAAATGGACGTGTAAGTCAGCTGCTTTCTCCGGAAGCAAGACCCTTGGGGGCAGTGCCGAGGCGATAGACAACGTAAGGATATATCCTTCCGGCGCGGCAGTAACCAGCTGGACATGGACGGATTCAGGTGATCTGAGCTCCGTTACCGATTCGAAGGGATTGGCCGAGAGTTACGAGTACGATGGTATGGGACGTCTTGTGGCCGTGCGTGATACTGACGGAAATAAAAGAACTTCGTATGAGTACTGGTCAGACTATGATCCTGCTGCGGATGAATACAATCATATAGTTGTTGTTGGATATAACGACGAGTCCGAGCATGGATGGAGATGTACGGACCGCTTTTTTGACGGTCTTGGCCGTCCATGGCAGACCGTGCGTATGTGCGCAGGAGGCATAGATGCTGACACCCAGGATAGCAATCTTTTTGATCGTACGGACTATGATGCTGCCGGCCGGCCTTATAGGAGTTGGCTGCCGTTCAGAAGCAATTATGTTGTCCCTCATCCATCTGTACGGCCATCGGAGCCTCTATACTCCGACAGCAAACCGTTCTCCCTCGTGGAATATGACGGCCTGGACCGTCCGAGGGCAGAATACGGTCCGGGTGCCAAATGGCATGCCTATGCCAAAGCCGTGCGCTACGGATACTATTCCAACGGTACCAGCCAGCTCCTGTCCTGCCAAACCTATTCCGTCACCCGTCAGAGCATGAATGATGTGCGGGTATCCCGCGGCGGCTTGGTCGCTCCCGGCTCGCTCTCCGTAAAGAGCGTTACGGATGAGGACGGTCTGACAATCCTGACCTTTACGGACATGTACGGCAGAACCCTCCTGGAGCGCAGGCACCCTGCGTCCGGGGAGGATCTTGACACATACTATGTCTATGACGGGCTGGGACGCCTCTCCGCCGTCATACCTCCGGCCCTGTCAAAGCTGGACCTGAGCACGGCAAACGTGGACAAGTACGCATACCTCTACAGCTACGACGCCAACGGCAACTGTATCGCCAAGAAGCTTCCCGGCTGCGGCTGGATATACTACATCTACGACAAGGGCAATCGTCTCGTGTTCACTCAGGATGCCGAATACCGCAAGAAGGGAAGATGGCAGTTCTCCTTCACGGACATCCACGGCCGCAGCTGTGTTACTGGCTATTGCGATGGGACCCTCTCATCCCTCCGTCAGGCCGCATCCGGTCAGAACGTAGTGGCCAGCCGACAGGGGAACACGTCCGGTCCATACATGGGCTATGACGTGTCAGGTATCACCTTGACCAACCCAGTGATACTGTCCGTGTCGTACTATGACGACTACGGTTTCATAGACAGCCGGGTACCTTCCGGACTGAGGGCGAATATGCGCTATCGCACTGACTTCAGCCTCGCCAAGTGGGACCACGTGAACGGACTACTGACCGGAAGTGCTGAGCGCATCCTGGGCGAGGACGTCACGAGCGACTTCTGGTGGAGCACGTGCTACTACGACAGGAAGGGCAACTCGATTCAGACCCACGTCACGAGAGCTGACGGTGGAGTGGATATCGCGACGACGGAATTCACGTTCACCGGAAAACCTGAAAGGACTGTCATCCACCACGCATTCGGTGCCCAGAACGCAATGGACGAGTACTATGCGTACACATATGACAACTGGGAGCGTCCGCTGACCGTCAAGCACCGCCTCGGGGAAGATGCAGAATGGACGGTGGTATCGGACCTCAAGTATGACGGACTCGGCCGCTTAACATCGGACAACAGGAACGGCAATGCAAAGCTGAAGACCAGCTATACATACAATGTCCGTTCATGGACCAAGAACATAACCGGACCTGGTCTCACGGAGGATCTATTCTATGAGGACAAGGGCCAGTGGGGAGGCAACATCGCCGAGATAGCGTGGACATCCGAGACGGATTCGTTCCGTGACGTCTATGGCTACGACGGTCTTTCAAGACTGAGCAGCAGCACGAGATGCAGAACGTCGGATACCAACCACAAGTATTTCAACGACTATAGCTATGACAGCCATGGCAATGTCGTAAGGTCCACGTTCAGGGATGAGATCCAGCTCGGCAGCGGTCTCTTTGACGGCCTGTTCACTACCAAGGAATTCACCCATGACGGCAACAGGCTTGTTTCAGGAAGGATACAGACCGGGGAGTATGACAGGACTATCCAGTCCCCGACCTCGGTTGAAACCTGCCAGACCGCATATGCCTATGACCGTGACGGCCGACTGACCAAGTCGGAAGACAATGGAATGACGGAGGTAAGGTACAACGTGGTTGGCTATCCTTCGTATGTCCGTACCGCCGACAACGGATATGTCCAGAACAAATACACGGCTGGAGGCGCAAGGCTTGAGTCTAGGAGGATGGGAGCAGACGGCAAAGTGACTACGATGGCCTACGAGGGCAACGAGGTGATTGAGAACGGCAAGCTGAGGATGCTGATGTTTGACGGCGGATACGTGGACTTCAGCGGAGACGAGCCGAGGTACTGCTGGTACACGAAGGACCATCTCGGCAGCGTGAGGGCCGTGGCGAATGCCGAGGGTAAAGTATTCGCAAACTACGATTACGGGCCTTATGGCGAGGATTTTGTAGCGGAGAGGATAGTTGGCGAGGACCAGGTTGCAAGCGGGGACGGAAATGGTAGTTCATTGACTTATCAGCCGGACGGCGGCACGACAGTGATTGATGGCCTTACTCCATCAGCAGAGTATCATCTCAAGCCGGGGGTGACCCTTCCTGGAACGACTCCTGCAGTGACGTATACGGCCAACGAGAGCCCGGACTGGCAGCCGTACAAGTTTAGCGGCAAAGAGAGCCTGACGAGAGTGGGCCTTAAACTGTATGACTTCGGAGCGAGGATGTACTCGCCGTCCAACATGCGCTGGATGACGATGGACCCTCTCGCCGAGAAATACTACAGTATAAGTCCATATGCCTACTGTGCGGGAAACCCTATTAATATGGTCGATCCTGATGGATCGGAGATACAAGCACCTCCTGCCCCAAATCGTGTCATCGGGACCCCCCTGTACTATGTGTGGCGACATTATAACTTTATCCAACGAAATCCGGGAATTACTCCACCTACTTATTACATAGAATATGGATATAAGTATTGCAAAAGATTCAAATATATTACGTCTTGTCTCTTATCAGATAAAGGTAAAGTTTGGTGTAATGAAGTATTACTTTCTTTACAGAAGAGAATGGAAACTGAACTTGGAAAAGAAAATGGGGAATATCTGGAATTAAATGAAAATGCATTTACGGATTTTGCATATGATTCTCACGTTGGTGCATATATGAATGCAGAAGGAACAGTTCCTTTATGGTCTTTACCAATGAGTGATTTATTAAAAATATTAAATACTCCTGATTATTCGGATCTAGCCCAAATAAAAGTTCTGGATCAAGTAATCAAAACGGCAGGAAAGTTAGCAGTTAGCTATGTACAACATCCGACAGATGCATTGAATCGGTCAAATGAAGCTATTGACTCCGGATACAATTCTATGGTCAATGCTATATTTTGGCACTTTATCATACAATATATTGAAAGTCAAATGATGGAAGAAAGTCAAATGAAGGAAACTGATGGACATGAAGAATAA